From the genome of Methylocystis bryophila, one region includes:
- a CDS encoding CDP-alcohol phosphatidyltransferase family protein yields the protein MGHKRLNRGVLAEKERQVLLWLAARTPSFVSPDHLTILGLIGGVLTLVGFVACRWSPWFLVPALLGVLLNWFGDSLDGTLARYRNIERPRFGYFVDHSCDLIAQTLTFLGLGLSPYFTLPSALFVLSMYLLMSSYTYLKVFILRRHNLSYGGMGATEMRLMIICWALFALWAGPGFIRAPFHGYRALDAVIGVLWLMSFFGFLWIVAKDLSKFDDELNQAGDGPETKTILIESSHEEAKTSNDALKVGLGLSR from the coding sequence ATGGGACATAAGCGATTAAATCGTGGTGTTCTTGCCGAGAAAGAGCGCCAAGTTTTGCTTTGGCTCGCGGCGAGAACGCCTTCTTTCGTTTCTCCCGATCACCTGACCATCCTCGGATTGATCGGCGGTGTGTTGACATTAGTCGGATTTGTCGCCTGTCGCTGGTCGCCCTGGTTTCTTGTTCCCGCCCTGTTGGGCGTGTTGCTCAATTGGTTCGGCGACTCGCTCGACGGCACTCTCGCTCGCTATCGTAACATTGAGCGGCCGCGGTTTGGCTATTTCGTCGATCATTCTTGCGATCTCATCGCGCAGACCTTGACATTCCTCGGCCTGGGCCTGTCCCCCTATTTCACGCTGCCTTCGGCGCTCTTCGTGCTCTCCATGTATCTTCTCATGAGTTCTTACACCTATCTGAAGGTCTTCATCCTGCGCCGGCACAACCTCTCCTACGGCGGCATGGGCGCCACGGAAATGAGGCTGATGATCATTTGCTGGGCGCTGTTCGCTCTCTGGGCCGGTCCGGGGTTCATCCGTGCGCCTTTCCATGGCTATCGGGCGCTCGACGCGGTCATCGGCGTCCTTTGGCTCATGAGCTTCTTCGGCTTCCTGTGGATCGTCGCCAAGGACCTGTCGAAGTTCGACGACGAGTTGAATCAGGCCGGCGACGGCCCTGAGACGAAAACGATATTGATCGAGTCTTCCCACGAGGAAGCTAAAACGAGTAACGACGCCTTGAAAGTTGGCTTAGGGCTTTCCCGCTGA
- a CDS encoding copper resistance D family protein, whose amino-acid sequence MQAFLSIYTMIDWILRGVSVAAQTLAVGGIAYFLFALAPMKLGDERAVLERFCARMIFWAALAACASQLLAAAALIAFLVGSTGAELKTAISAEAASFHFLSAGAACALALAARRRGLSAAVAPMLVALSLLLVGAHLGVSHAASRSEPSPLLLTAETLHLLALATWIGGIPFFIASLRMIGDGTERRVVSRRFSVTSLISVAVLAATGVLMAVPYTGSLAGLYQTQYGLLLSSKVVLLIMLLCLGASNFLIIRTRRRDGLKDVRVFAEIEAGVGLIAILCAVALASSPLAATTEAARPGTAEIAARLQPAWPRLESPALAQLSSAQADTAIGTDLESNRNEADVAWSESHHHYAALVIILVGLVALLAQSRRFKIARHWPLLVLGLAGYLVVTADEEVWPLGKIGFLESLATPQIAQHKLMIALIAGFAACEWGVQSKRFRAAWPSYVFPVTIAAAAAFLLTHYGHTGRKEEVLIEISHTPIALIGVIVAGARWMELRLEPTPVSRIAGLAWPIAMISAGAFLLMYREAVPT is encoded by the coding sequence ATGCAGGCGTTTCTTTCCATCTACACGATGATCGACTGGATTCTGCGCGGCGTTTCGGTGGCTGCGCAGACGCTAGCCGTCGGCGGGATCGCCTATTTCCTGTTCGCTTTGGCGCCAATGAAGTTGGGGGACGAGCGCGCGGTTCTCGAGAGGTTCTGCGCGCGGATGATATTCTGGGCGGCCTTGGCGGCCTGTGCGTCCCAACTGCTGGCGGCGGCTGCATTGATCGCGTTTCTTGTCGGTTCGACCGGAGCGGAGCTCAAGACCGCAATCAGCGCCGAGGCTGCGTCTTTTCACTTCCTCTCGGCCGGCGCAGCCTGCGCGCTCGCCCTTGCCGCCCGCAGGCGCGGCTTGTCGGCGGCTGTGGCTCCGATGCTCGTCGCATTGTCCTTGCTTCTTGTCGGGGCGCATCTGGGCGTATCCCACGCCGCGAGCAGGTCGGAGCCGTCCCCATTGCTGCTCACGGCCGAGACGCTTCATCTCTTGGCTCTGGCGACGTGGATTGGCGGCATCCCTTTCTTTATCGCCTCATTGCGCATGATCGGCGACGGCACGGAGCGCCGGGTCGTCTCTCGACGCTTTTCCGTGACATCGCTGATTTCGGTTGCGGTCCTGGCCGCAACGGGCGTCCTCATGGCGGTACCTTATACGGGGTCGCTCGCGGGGCTCTACCAAACGCAATACGGGCTCCTGCTCAGCTCCAAGGTCGTGCTGCTGATCATGCTGCTTTGTCTCGGCGCCAGCAATTTTTTGATCATTCGCACCCGACGCCGCGACGGTCTGAAGGACGTGCGCGTGTTCGCGGAAATCGAAGCCGGCGTCGGCCTCATCGCGATCTTGTGCGCCGTCGCGCTCGCATCGTCGCCTTTGGCCGCCACAACGGAAGCCGCGCGCCCTGGGACGGCCGAAATCGCAGCGCGTCTGCAGCCCGCGTGGCCGCGCCTGGAAAGCCCGGCGCTGGCTCAACTCTCGTCAGCGCAGGCCGATACGGCCATCGGGACGGATCTCGAATCCAATCGCAACGAAGCTGACGTCGCCTGGTCCGAATCGCATCATCACTATGCGGCGCTCGTCATCATCCTGGTGGGGCTCGTCGCGCTTCTGGCGCAAAGCCGTCGGTTCAAAATTGCTCGACACTGGCCGCTGCTCGTTCTTGGTCTTGCGGGCTATCTCGTCGTCACGGCCGACGAAGAAGTTTGGCCGCTCGGCAAGATCGGCTTTCTCGAAAGCCTGGCGACGCCTCAAATCGCGCAGCACAAGCTGATGATCGCGCTGATCGCGGGCTTCGCGGCCTGCGAGTGGGGCGTGCAGTCGAAGCGATTCCGCGCCGCCTGGCCCTCATACGTGTTTCCGGTGACGATCGCCGCGGCGGCGGCGTTTCTATTGACTCATTACGGCCATACCGGCCGCAAGGAGGAGGTGCTGATCGAAATCAGCCACACGCCCATTGCGCTGATCGGCGTGATCGTGGCCGGCGCGCGCTGGATGGAATTGCGCCTCGAGCCGACGCCCGTAAGCCGGATCGCGGGATTGGCGTGGCCGATCGCCATGATCAGCGCAGGAGCGTTCCTGCTGATGTATCGTGAGGCTGTGCCGACGTGA
- a CDS encoding polysaccharide biosynthesis/export family protein, which translates to MLKRICKASFFIAALSLEACSVLPGSGPSREIITQTGTWESEDTERPFAFIEVDAFTLNILARRPAPGLRGYFGDRRPPARQPIGVGDTLQITIWEAAAGGLFSTPVVDRLSPGSRSAAIPDQVVGRDGSVSVPYAGRIEVAGRTQQEVESTIVDRLRGKAIEPQVLVNVTRNVSNTVTVSGDGANGALVPLTQRGERIMDVIALAGGFHSPLPETFVSLTRDGRTARAPIQSLLDNPGENIFARPGDMVTVERAPLTFTVVGATGANAVIPFQQRRVTLEEAVARAGGLQDMRADPDGVFVLRYEPVAVAREYPSVSPRLLDGGSVPIAYHLNMRDPKALFLARRFAMRDKDILFVSNAPLTEISKFFQMFLMVAQPGMQAGVIAATVK; encoded by the coding sequence ATGTTGAAGCGGATATGCAAAGCCTCGTTCTTCATAGCGGCTTTAAGCCTTGAGGCCTGTTCCGTCCTCCCGGGGAGCGGCCCCTCTCGGGAGATCATCACCCAGACAGGAACTTGGGAGTCGGAGGACACCGAAAGGCCCTTCGCTTTCATCGAGGTCGACGCTTTCACGCTCAACATTCTGGCCCGCCGCCCTGCCCCCGGACTTCGGGGCTATTTTGGGGATCGGCGTCCTCCTGCGCGCCAACCCATAGGCGTCGGCGATACGCTTCAGATTACGATCTGGGAAGCGGCGGCGGGGGGACTCTTCTCGACCCCGGTCGTCGACCGTCTGAGCCCCGGATCGCGCTCCGCGGCGATTCCCGATCAAGTCGTCGGTCGCGACGGCTCAGTGAGCGTGCCCTACGCGGGCCGCATCGAGGTGGCGGGACGAACGCAGCAAGAGGTCGAATCTACGATCGTCGATCGCCTCAGAGGCAAGGCGATCGAGCCTCAGGTTTTGGTCAACGTCACGCGCAACGTCAGCAACACCGTTACAGTTTCCGGCGACGGGGCGAACGGAGCGCTCGTGCCGCTGACCCAGCGCGGCGAGCGGATCATGGACGTGATCGCCTTGGCCGGCGGCTTTCATTCGCCCCTCCCCGAAACCTTCGTGAGCCTCACTCGCGACGGGCGCACCGCCCGTGCGCCCATTCAGAGCCTGCTCGACAATCCAGGCGAGAACATCTTTGCGCGTCCGGGCGACATGGTGACCGTCGAGCGCGCTCCGCTCACCTTCACCGTCGTCGGAGCCACCGGCGCCAACGCCGTGATTCCGTTCCAGCAACGCAGGGTCACTCTCGAGGAGGCTGTCGCAAGGGCGGGCGGCCTCCAAGACATGCGCGCGGATCCGGACGGCGTGTTCGTGCTGCGCTATGAACCGGTTGCCGTCGCGCGGGAATACCCGTCGGTGTCGCCCCGACTGCTCGATGGAGGCAGTGTGCCGATCGCCTATCACCTGAACATGCGCGATCCGAAAGCGCTCTTCCTGGCGCGGCGATTCGCGATGCGCGACAAGGACATTCTGTTCGTTTCCAACGCGCCGCTGACGGAGATCAGCAAGTTCTTCCAGATGTTCCTCATGGTCGCGCAGCCCGGCATGCAGGCCGGCGTCATCGCGGCCACCGTAAAGTGA